The Nomia melanderi isolate GNS246 chromosome 7, iyNomMela1, whole genome shotgun sequence genome includes a window with the following:
- the magu gene encoding SPARC related modular calcium binding-like protein magu isoform X6 → MSDGASTPVCGSDGVTYSSQCRVISKQCQGMSILIKHTGPCPETPACFSARLTARPGARPVCRPDGTYAPVQCHEETGYCWCVTPQGRPLPDTSVRHQRPRCLKPGPRSAASTRSGQRRRSPSWKQRRQYSSKHRNTCDRAEKSKFNGNLIENFKIEYRRTNISTDVGDKNVERVLSWKFVTLDKNGDGYLDRAEYKELRRLAKKAVRPKKCARTFARTCDLNRDLKLSRQEWGACLANDFTLRLFLSLNPADERPEVPEAQRTRAMDQVLKGNPAPVHSRPTFNDDPTDTKEDSDANDCLTDRRSVLEDERQHSQEKFYVPECTPDGRYHRVQCYSGYCWCVYQDTGKPIPGTSSKDRTPNCNPVPTPSRPMKGCPEQKKQLFLRDLMDLMQKKMKASGTDSDETTAKWQASKEEQIATWHFVMLDKNKNKVLERKEWKSFRTMVASNRQLQRCGKRLPRYCDINNDRRISMTEWLSCLNAQRPMPSDSTEKASTSKPKRMGPNPLDQLLKNDDD, encoded by the exons ATGAGTGACGGTGCGAGCACACCGGTATGTGGGAGCGACGGTGTTACGTATTCAAGTCAGTGTCGGGTCATCTCGAAGCAGTGTCAAGGCATGTCCATCCTTATCAAACACACTGGTCCTTGTCCAG AGACACCGGCGTGCTTCTCCGCGAGGTTGACCGCCAGGCCAGGCGCGCGACCAGTCTGCCGGCCCGATGGCACTTACGCACCTGTGCAATGTCACGAGGAAACCGGGTACTGTTGGTGTGTGACGCCGCAGGGCAGACCGCTGCCCGACACCTCGGTAAGACACCAAAGACCAAGATGTTTGAAACCCGGTCCCAGATCTGCTGCTTCCACCAGGAGCGGGCAAAGGAGGCGCTCGCCGAGCTGGAAGCAGCGAAGGCAGTACAGCAGTAAGCACAGGAACACCTGCGATCGCGCGGAGAAGTCCAAGTTTAACGGGAACCTAATCGAGAACTTCAAGATCGAGTATAGGCGGACCAACATCTCCACCGACG TAGGCGACAAGAACGTGGAGCGCGTGTTGTCGTGGAAATTCGTCACCCTCGACAAGAACGGCGACGGTTACCTGGACAGAGCAGAATACAAGGAGCTAAGGAGACTCGCGAAGAAGGCGGTAAGGCCGAAGAAATGTGCTCGCACGTTCGCCCGCACGTGCGACCTAAATCGGGATTTGAAACTCTCCAGGCAAGAATGGGGTGCCTGCCTTGCGAACGACTTCACTC TACGTTTGTTCTTGTCGCTGAACCCCGCAGACGAGCGCCCCGAGGTCCCTGAGGCCCAGAGGACCCGGGCCATGGACCAAG TGTTAAAAGGAAACCCTGCACCGGTACATTCCCGACCAACATTCAATGATGATCCTACGGACACTAAAGAAGATAGCGATG CAAATGATTGTTTAACTGATAGAAGATCTGTACTGGAAGATGAGAGGCAGCATTCTCAAGAGAAATTCTATGTACCTGAATGTACTCCTGATGGAAGGTATCATCGAGTGCAATGTTATTCTGGCTACTGTTGGTGTGTATACCAGGATACTGGCAAACCAATCCCTGGAACATCTTCTAAAGACCGTACTCCAAATTGTAATCCAGTACCAACTCCTAGCAGACCCATGAAAG GTTGCCCAGAGCAAAAGAAACAATTGTTTCTACGAGATTTAATGGATCTAATGCAAAAGAAGATGAAAGCCTCTGGGACAGATTCAGATGAAACAACAGCTAAGTGGCAAGCTTCGAAAGAAGAGCAAATAGCAACTTGGCACTTTGTTATGCtcgataagaataaaaataag GTTCTAGAAAGGAAAGAGTGGAAAAGTTTCCGTACAATGGTAGCAAGTAATAGACAGCTTCAAAGATGTGGCAAAAGATTGCCTAGATACTGTGATATCAACAATGATAGGAGAATTAGTATGACTGAGTGGCTCAGTTGTCTAAATGCTCAACGTCCTATGCCAT CTGATAGCACAGAAAAAGCATCAACGAGTAAACCGAAAAGGATGGGTCCCAATCCATTGGATCAACTCCTTAAAAACGACGatgattaa